The DNA region AATAAAACGGAACAGGCGGCTAAGGCTTACTGGGCTAAGATCAAGGGAGACAAGAATGGCTGATAATAAAAGAAAAAACAGTTCAAAGCTGCTGTTAATGGCGATGGGCGGTATAGTCGGTGCGGTGGCAGGATTTTTAATGATGAAGTACCTGGTCAATAGCGACAGCAATGCAAGCGGCGGAGAAAAACTGCTTAATGCATTTGTGATATTAATATCGCTGACAGTTACTTACTTTCTTGGTATAATCATACATGAAGCGGGACATCTGGTAATGGGTCTGCTTACAGGGTACAAGTTTGTATCATTTCGTATCGGTTCGTATATTCTGGTAAGACAGAACGGTAAATTCGCAATCAGGAGATTTGCCGTAGCGGGAACAGCGGGTCAATGTCTTATGACGCATGATATTGTGGAAAAAGATGAAGACATACCTTATTTCTGGTATAACTTCGGCGGTGTGCTGTTTAATCTGGTATCCGCTGCTTTGCTAGGGCTGGTCTATCTGAATACGTCGAGCAGACTGCTTGCTACGTATTCGGTGATCGGTATGTTCGTATATTTATACCTTGGTATTATGAATATTCTGCCGCTGAAAAAATTCGGGCTGGCTAATGACGGTTCTAATATTTTAGAATGTTACCGAGATCCCGGCGTGCGTCGTCTGATACTTGATGTTCTCATTATCAATGCCGAACAATCGCAAGGTAAAACACTTGACAGTATGCCCGATGAACTATTTGAGATCAGGGACGGCGATGATTCCATAAGTGCTGTCAGCATTAAATTGTTCCGTGCTGCAAGAGAACTGGAAAGAGGAAATTACGAATCGGCAAAAGCCATATACAGGGAGATACTGGAAAAGAAAGACCTTGTGGAGTTATTAGTCAAGGAAACTCAATGCGAACTGATGTTTTGCTGTATTATGACAGGTGAACCTGCCAAGGTAATTGATGAACTTTATGATGATGAACTTCAAAAATACATACAGCGATCAGCTAAGTTTTTGCTTAGCAGACAGCGATTGATGTACGCATACTATTATATATATAAGCAGGATAAAGTCAACACTGACAAGGTATATAACTTGGCATTAGATATGGCAAAGCAGAATTATAATCTTGGCGATGCCAAAGCTGAAATGGGTATCATAGAGCATATCAAGGAAAATTACTGACACAAAAAATGCGGAGAAATCGGCTTTTTCTCCGCATTTTTTCTTTTTACGTTCAGAAGATCGAGACCATTGTTTTGCTGCTTTCCTTGGTTGAATACTCCCATTTGTTAAGTCTGCCCGAACTAATGAAGTAATTAATTTTACTTGGAAAACAAAGATTTTCAAATACATCAACTATAATTAATTTAACCTTCATTTTTTCGGGTATCAAGGCTTTTATGTATACACTTGCCGCCTGTCCTGCTGACACTCCATCTTTGGGTTCCGCAAGGCCTGCGAGGTTCGGGGCAAGTTCAATGAAAATGCCGTATGGTTCCACTGAACGTATAACTCCGCCCACAGTTTCCCCTGCGGAGAATATTGAAGCATTCTGCTGCCATGTGCCGAGAAGTTCCTTGTGGGTAAGACATATCCTTTCACCGGAGATATTCTTTACAGCGGCGTAAATATCCTGACCGTTGAAAAATCGGTCATTCGGGTGAGATATTCGGGATACCGATATTGCGTCTATGGGTATCAGGGACGGCAACCCGCAGCCGATATCAACAAAAGCCCCGAATGGTTCCAGATGTGTGACCTTTGCCGGGATAACATCACCACATTGAAGCTTTGATATGTATTTTTCGAGACATTCTTCCTGTGCCGCACGGCGGGAGAGTATTGCTGTAACGCCTTTTTCATCAGTTATGATATCATTGACTTTGAAGCAGACGGTCTTGTTTACCCGCGAAAGCAGTGCTATATCTCTTGTTGTTCCTTCTGATATACCGACGGCGCCTTCTGTACGGGGGATAATGCCTTTTCCAAAGGGCAGCTCCACCACAAGATCGTGTTCTGTTGTACACATAACAGCGTGTCCTTCAAGTATGATACCTTTAGCCATTGCTTCTGCCATATGGTCTGCACTTTGGATATAAAACCTGTTTTCAGGTGAGTTGAACACCTTTCCCTCGGGTAGGTATTTTGTCATTAATTTGCACCTCTTTCTCTTGCGGCCGTTTATCGGTCACTATCTGTTGATGTTTTTATCGGTCTGCGATACAAAATCTTGATCCGCTGTATTATACTATGCAAAACTGCTTAAATTAATCACATTAACTTGTAGGATAATTGTGTAAAATGATAGTATTTTTTGTCGTACGCTTGACAAATTCAGATCGATGTGATACACTAGGTGCATTGTTTGTAATCAATTCGTAATTTTTGATGTAAAACGCGATATTTACGATTACAAATCGTTACAGAAACAGCTTTATACTGTGGATCTTTTTTGGAGACAACAAAAGGATCGTTTATGGCATAAGCTGACTAAATAACGAAAGGGTGTGAAACGGCAGGTTTTTCGACGGGATAAAGATAAACCGGACGTTAAGCCGTGTCAGATTTGGAAATGAGTAATATAAACAGAAACAGGTTTATGGTGAATTTGAAGAAAATAGCAGTTATCGTGATGACGCTTGCTGTCGTGTTCGTTATGACGGATATGTCTGGTATCAAAGCTTCGGCTTTGTCTTCAGCAAAGGCTGCAGTTCCAAAGTTTGCAGCTGAAAAGACCTATGAGTCTTCTTATACTCATCCGTACAACAAGCAGATAGATACTATAACTCTCCACTGGGGCAAGACCAAGGGTGCCAACAGGTATCAGGTATATGTCAAGGGTGGAAAGTACAAGAACTGGACAAGATACTGCACAACAACCAACAACGTTGTATCTGTTAAAAAGCTCTCTCGTGCAACAGAGTATAAATTCAAAGTAAGAGCAGTATATTCTGGCAATACTTATTCTTCTTTCTCTCCTGTACAGACTATACGCACTGCACGTATGAACTATGACAAGGCAGGCTGGGAAGCTATGTGCCGTATAGTTTATCATGAGGTCGGCAGGATCAATGACAATATGTGGGATAAGCCCATCGTTTATGTTTCAGACTGTGTAGTTAACCGTTATGTTTCGGCTAAGTACTGCAACGACCCCCTGTGGACTCCTTTCTACAAGAATTATAATAATATCCAGTCCATAATCTACCAGAGCGGCGGATTCATGTCGGATTACGGTCTTACCAGAGACGGCTGCAAGTATAGTAACGTAGCTGACAAGTGCAAGGTAGCTGTCTGGGGCGCTGTTTACGGAACTCCTTCCTACAAGGGCATCAAGAATGATTACAGTGTTTACTACTGGTGCAACAGAAGCTACTACACCAGCAGCAACAAGATAGCTTATTCTTTCAAGATACCGTGGGGCTATTTCTCCATCTGGAGGACCTACTGGGGATAATATGAATACTGACGTTCCCGTTGATCGGGAACGTTTTTTTGCAAAAAGAACCCGCGGATAAGGCGCATCCGCGGGATTTGTGTTTATTCAAGTAAAATGAATTCTTTCATTTCAGAGAGTTTAATCTTGCTGATGCCATCGACATACAAGAGCTGAAGAGCGTTTTCGTACTTTCCGCCAAGTTGTTCCCGTATCTCCAGGATCTTTTCTGCAAGGTCTTCATCTATCAGCAGACATTCCATCAGTTCTTCTTTATCTGCTTCATTGATGTTGACGGGTTTTCGTTCTTTGACGGGTGGTTCTGTTTCGGTTAATGTTGATGAGTCTGTTATATCTTCGGGAGGCTCGGTGACTGTTGTTTCAGGCGGGGGAGTTTCCGCAGGTACAGTGGTATGTATTTCGGTTGTCGTATCCGGCGGGGGAGAATAGTCTGCATCATCTACATAAAGATATTCAGATAGCACAGCAAGTTTACTTTCACCGATGCCTGATATCTCAAGAAGCATTTCCATGTAGGTTATCACGCCAACTCTGTTTTTAAGATCAAGTATTGCCCTTGCCGTGCCTTCGCCTATGCCGTTGATGGCAAGAAGTTCATCGTAGGTCGCAAGATTGATGTCGATAGGAAAGCTGATCTCCGATGTTTCTTTGGTCGGCTTTGTTGTTCTTGAAGTTTTGACCTTAGTGGTCTTTGAAGTTTTAGAAGTGGTCTGCTTGGTTGTCTTTGCTTCAGTCACTTTTGATGTCTTTTTTGTGGTGATACTTTTGCTTTTCTCGGTCTTCAACTTACTGCTCTCATCTTGTCCGATAGTATTTTCAGTTCCCGAAGTGCTGTAAATGATAACTCTCTTGCTTTCCTTTTTATCCAGCACTGCGGAAACGGCAGCAGATATCAGCAGCGCTGCTGCCAGCACCGCGTAGATACCGTATTTCTTTGCTTTTTCCCGCAGTTCGTTATTCATTGTTTATCCCTCTAACATTCCATTAAGTTTGTCAAGCATCTCCTGCAGCCATATCCTGTTTATTTCGGGTCTGCTGTCATAAGTTATCAAGCATCTGAGCGGTGATTCCCTTATCATCGCCATAGCCATGTCCATTCCTATCCCGCTTCCTGAAATATCGAACATACCACGGCATATCTTTTCGATAAATCCACCGAAGACATCGCGACCCTCACTGCACGAAAGAACATCGCTC from Ruminococcus albus AD2013 includes:
- a CDS encoding M50 family metallopeptidase, whose protein sequence is MADNKRKNSSKLLLMAMGGIVGAVAGFLMMKYLVNSDSNASGGEKLLNAFVILISLTVTYFLGIIIHEAGHLVMGLLTGYKFVSFRIGSYILVRQNGKFAIRRFAVAGTAGQCLMTHDIVEKDEDIPYFWYNFGGVLFNLVSAALLGLVYLNTSSRLLATYSVIGMFVYLYLGIMNILPLKKFGLANDGSNILECYRDPGVRRLILDVLIINAEQSQGKTLDSMPDELFEIRDGDDSISAVSIKLFRAARELERGNYESAKAIYREILEKKDLVELLVKETQCELMFCCIMTGEPAKVIDELYDDELQKYIQRSAKFLLSRQRLMYAYYYIYKQDKVNTDKVYNLALDMAKQNYNLGDAKAEMGIIEHIKENY
- a CDS encoding S1 RNA-binding domain-containing protein, whose translation is MTKYLPEGKVFNSPENRFYIQSADHMAEAMAKGIILEGHAVMCTTEHDLVVELPFGKGIIPRTEGAVGISEGTTRDIALLSRVNKTVCFKVNDIITDEKGVTAILSRRAAQEECLEKYISKLQCGDVIPAKVTHLEPFGAFVDIGCGLPSLIPIDAISVSRISHPNDRFFNGQDIYAAVKNISGERICLTHKELLGTWQQNASIFSAGETVGGVIRSVEPYGIFIELAPNLAGLAEPKDGVSAGQAASVYIKALIPEKMKVKLIIVDVFENLCFPSKINYFISSGRLNKWEYSTKESSKTMVSIF
- a CDS encoding fibronectin type III domain-containing protein, whose product is MVNLKKIAVIVMTLAVVFVMTDMSGIKASALSSAKAAVPKFAAEKTYESSYTHPYNKQIDTITLHWGKTKGANRYQVYVKGGKYKNWTRYCTTTNNVVSVKKLSRATEYKFKVRAVYSGNTYSSFSPVQTIRTARMNYDKAGWEAMCRIVYHEVGRINDNMWDKPIVYVSDCVVNRYVSAKYCNDPLWTPFYKNYNNIQSIIYQSGGFMSDYGLTRDGCKYSNVADKCKVAVWGAVYGTPSYKGIKNDYSVYYWCNRSYYTSSNKIAYSFKIPWGYFSIWRTYWG
- a CDS encoding ComEA family DNA-binding protein, which translates into the protein MNNELREKAKKYGIYAVLAAALLISAAVSAVLDKKESKRVIIYSTSGTENTIGQDESSKLKTEKSKSITTKKTSKVTEAKTTKQTTSKTSKTTKVKTSRTTKPTKETSEISFPIDINLATYDELLAINGIGEGTARAILDLKNRVGVITYMEMLLEISGIGESKLAVLSEYLYVDDADYSPPPDTTTEIHTTVPAETPPPETTVTEPPEDITDSSTLTETEPPVKERKPVNINEADKEELMECLLIDEDLAEKILEIREQLGGKYENALQLLYVDGISKIKLSEMKEFILLE